The following proteins come from a genomic window of Montipora foliosa isolate CH-2021 chromosome 2, ASM3666993v2, whole genome shotgun sequence:
- the LOC137990880 gene encoding uncharacterized protein: MGSSVSREDRERRQNLEGELKKMEHSLYVTAKAHYFSSEFYSAWDIKLQYASYLTGMLGTSGGVLSKLGWKTIAENYPRLGPLAAATAATMSLFAVAVNIPSLPRSPGALHQLHFKAGIECQYLERRVRFFAKTDLWNTDIPWTTLASRYENLLKEKKEVNGKIQSEAWAYRVALERIEMRRKEKEIQETCQTRTTRVDPLVDPTIL; the protein is encoded by the coding sequence ATGGGTTCCTCGGTTTCTCGTGAAGATCGAGAAAGAAGGCAAAACTTGGAGGGCGAACTAAAGAAGATGGAACATAGTCTGTATGTAACAGCCAAAGCTCACTACTTCTCTTCTGAATTTTACAGTGCGTGGGATATAAAGCTGCAATATGCCTCTTACTTAACAGGGATGCTTGGTACGTCAGGCGGTGTTTTATCCAAGTTGGGGTGGAAGACAATCGCTGAAAATTATCCACGTCTTGGACCGCTCGCCGCCGCAACCGCTGCAACGATGTCGTTGTTTGCAGTGGCGGTGAACATACCAAGCCTTCCACGTTCACCCGGTGCATTGCACCAATTACACTTCAAAGCTGGTATCGAGTGTCAGTATTTGGAGAGACGAGTGAGATTCTTTGCTAAAACTGACTTGTGGAACACGGACATACCTTGGACGACGCTTGCATCGAGGTACGAAAATCTActcaaagaaaagaaggaagtAAACGGAAAGATTCAGTCAGAAGCCTGGGCTTATCGCGTTGCCTTGGAAAGAATAGAAATGAGgcggaaagaaaaggaaatacaaGAAACGTGCCAGACACGTACAACAAGAGTGGATCCCCTTGTGGATCCAACAATCCTATAA
- the LOC137990881 gene encoding uncharacterized protein — translation MGTAFSSEKKANEDRIKREKLECELRKLEYSLNVTASSHYIAAAYYRKMDIKLHFASAFIGALGSISSVATKLSWKSMVTTYPRFAPILVALSTTSLFFTAVVHVPQIQNLPGNLSKAHFISGIECQYLEKQVVFFVETEVWDSNVSWTTLASRYNELLRAKKEVNAKIHSEYWSYRKALKKRTDREKEKELQAEAISRKTEGQTADCSNSC, via the coding sequence ATGGGCACTGCATTCTCGTCAGAAAAGAAAGCGAATGAGGACCGCATCAAACGAGAAAAACTTGAGTGTGAACTACGCAAACTGGAGTACAGCTTGAATGTGACAGCCTCATCTCATTACATTGCTGCAGCATACTATAGAAAAATGGATATTAAGCTTCATTTTGCTTCCGCTTTCATTGGAGCATTGGGCAGCATTTCCAGTGTCGCCACCAAATTATCATGGAAAAGCATGGTAACTACATATCCTCGCTTTGCTCCAATTTTAGTCGCACTTTCCACCACCTCGCTTTTTTTCACCGCTGTTGTCCATGTGCCACAGATACAGAATCTGCCTGGTAATTTGAGCAAAGCACATTTTATTTCTGGTATTGAGTGTCAGTACCTTGAGAAACAGGTAGTGTTCTTTGTAGAAACAGAAGTTTGGGACTCGAATGTGTCTTGGACGACTCTCGCATCGCGATACAATGAATTGCTGAGAGCCAAGAAAGAAGTAAACGCGAAGATACACTCTGAATACTGGTCGTATCGTAAGGCCCTTAAAAAGAGAACAGATagggagaaagagaaagaacttCAAGCTGAAGCCATATCCAGAAAAACAGAGGGACAGACTGCAGATTGTTCGAATTCTTGTTAG